A single genomic interval of Antechinus flavipes isolate AdamAnt ecotype Samford, QLD, Australia chromosome 1, AdamAnt_v2, whole genome shotgun sequence harbors:
- the MAFK gene encoding transcription factor MafK, translated as MTTNPKPNKALKVKKESGENAPVLSDDELVSMSVRELNQHLRGLTKEEVIRLKQRRRTLKNRGYAASCRIKRVTQKEELERQRVELQQEVEKLARENSSMKLELDALRSKYEALQTFARTVARGPIAPTKVATTSVITIVKSAEISSTSVPFSAAS; from the exons ATGACGACTAATCCTAAACCGAACAAGGCATTAAAG GTAAAGAAGGAGTCAGGAGAGAACGCCCCGGTGCTCAGCGATGATGAGCTGGTGTCCATGTCTGTTCGGGAGCTCAACCAGCACCTCCGGGGCCTCACCAAGGAGGAGGTGATTCGCCTGAAGCAGCGCCGGCGCACACTCAAGAACCGAGGTTATGCCGCCAGCTGCCGCATCAAGCGGGTGACCCAGAAGGAGGAGCTGGAGCGGCAGCGGGTGGAGCTGCAGCAGGAGGTGGAGAAGCTGGCCCGAGAGAACAGCAGCATGAAGCTGGAGCTGGATGCCTTGCGCTCCAAATACGAAGCTTTGCAGACGTTCGCCCGCACCGTGGCCCGTGGACCCATTGCTCCTACCAAGGTTGCCACCACCAGCGTCATCACCATTGTCAAATCAGCTGAGATATCATCCACCTCGGTGCCCTTCTCAGCTGCGTCCTAG